The Herbiconiux sp. A18JL235 region ACCTCGTCGATCGACCTCGAGCCCATCAAGGAACTCGGGCTGCTCACCGCGAAGCCGTTCATCTACGTGTTCAACGTCGACGAGGAGATCCTCACCGATCCTGCCCGCAAGGATGCGCTGGCCGCCCTGGTCGCGCCCGCCACCGCGATCTTCCTCGACGCCAAGCTCGAGTCGGAGCTCATCGACCTCGACCCCGAAGACGCCGCCGAACTCCTCGCCTCCACCGGCCAGGAGGAGAGCGGCCTCGACCAGCTCGCCCGCATCGGCTTCGACACGCTCGGCCTCCAGACCTACCTCACGGCCGGGCCCAAGGAGTCGCGCGCCTGGACCATCGGCAAGGGCTGGACGGCTCCGCAGGCGGCCGGTGTCATCCACACCGACTTCCAGAAGGGCTTCATCAAGGCCGAGATCATCTCCTTCGACGACCTCGTCGAGACCGGCTCCGTCGCCGAGGCCCGCGCCAAGGGCAAGGCCCGCATCGAGGGCAAGGACTACATCATGCACGACGGCGACGTCGTCGAGTTCCGCTTCAACAACTGAGCCGGAGCCGGTCAGCATCATGGGGGCGCCGGATGTCGTCTGGTTGTGGCGGCCGACCGGTCCGGAAGAGTTCGAGCTCGTTCGGGAGTCGGGATTCAAGCGGTGGCCACCCCGTCTCCCGGATCAGCCGATCTTCTATCCCGTCCTGAACGAAGACTACGCGGATCGGATCGCTCGCGAGTGGAACGTGCCGGCGTCCGGAGTCGGGTACGTGACTCGCTTCGCCGTCCGCAAGGCCTTCCTCGACGACTTCGACGTCCATCAGGTGGGCGGTCAGACAATCCTCGAGTATTGGATTCCGGCGGAGGATCTGGAAGCGCTGAACGACAACATCATCGGCGTGATCGAGGAGGTCAGGCGGTTCGAGTGAGCCGCGCGATGTGCCGCGCCATCGCGCTCGGTGGCGAGAGGGCCAGTCGACCAACTCCTGGGGTACTACATCAGCGCACTGCCGAGGCTGGCCATCGGCAACTACACCGAGTTCCGCTCCGCTGCGTTCGTCCCCGGGTACGGTTGGACGATGAGCAATGCCATGCCCGTCTCCGACATCTGGGGCTGACTCGTGCGCAGCGTCCCCGACGACATCCTCGGCTACCAGGCTCGGCTCGACGACGAGTCTCGGGCCGTCTGCGATGTGCTGCTCAGAGTCATCGAAGGAGAGCTCCCCGACGCCGACCGCAAGGTGTGGCACGCGCATCCGGTGTGGTTCTTCGAGGGGAACCCGGTGGTGGGGTACGACCGGCTGAAGGCCTCGGTGCGGCTGCTGTTCTGGAGCGGGCGGGCCTTCGACGAACCAGGCCTGACGCCCGAGGGCAGCTTCCAGGCCGCCGAGGCGCGCTACACCGACCCCGGGCAGATCGATTCGGCGGCGCTTCGGCGCTGGCTGGGCAAGGCGCGCGAACTGCAGTGGAACTACCGCGACATCCGGCGCAACCGGGGACTCGTGCCGCTGCGCGGAGTCGGGGCCTGAGCAGACCTCCTGCACAGGCCCGGCCGTGTCCACAGATCGGGACGAGCGGCTCTCTGACACGGATGTTCTCCGGTAGCATCCGAGTCGCAGCACTGTCACGGAAGGATGCTCCATGCCGACATCGACCACCACCGACGCCCTCGCCCGTGCCGGTGGTTTCACCCTGGCCGCCGGTGCGGTGTTCGTCGCCGCGGGCGCGACCGCGTGGACGGTCGTCACCCGGCAACTTCGCGCCGAGAAGATCGAGGTGCCGGGGAACGCACCCGCATTCGCGGGCAAGCCCGTGCAGGGCCCCGCGACGGCCTACGTGGAGGCGCTCGTGATCAAGGGCAACGCTGAGCGCGGAGCCGGCGGCCGCACCTTCGCCGACATCAGCGCAGCCCTGCGCGAGGTGGCACCAGGCAGCGACGAGGCGGCAGAACTCCGCAAGCAGAGCATGTCGCTGTCAACCGCCGCGTCGCTGCGCACCGCGCTCATGACCTCCGTGCTCGCCTACGGCGTGAGCGCCCTCGTGACGGGCCTCGGCGCCTTCTTCGTCGTGACCGGCTCGGTGCTGCGCCGAGCCGGTCGGTAGAACCGCGGGTAGCCCGTAATGGTACCCGCCTCCCTCGCCGGCACGTTCGCCCTCGCGGCCCTCGCGCTCATCCTCATCCCCGGCCCGAGCGTGCTGTTCGTCGTCGGTCGCTCCCTCGCCTTGGGGCGTCTCGGCGGCCTCCTGAGCGTGCTGGGCAACGCGCTCGGTATGCTCCCCGCCATCGCCCTGGTCGCCCTTGGTGTCGGAACGCTGGTCGCCCAGTCGGTCGTCGTGTTCACCATCATGAAGATCGCGGGCGCCGCCTACCTCGTCTACCTCGGGGTGCAGGTCATCCGTCACCGCAACGACCACACCGACAGCGAGACGGATGCTCCCCGCCGTCGCCCGTCGCCGTGGCGCCTGGTGGGGGAGGGCTTCGTCGTCGGGGCGACCAACCCCAAGACGATCGTCTTCTTCGTGGCGGTGCTGCCGCAGTTCGTCGACTACGGCGCGGGCAACATCCCGTTCCAGCTCGCCGAACTAGGCCTGATCTTCTTCACGATCGCCCTCGCCTGCGACAGCGTCTGGGCGCTCGCCGCCGGCTCGGCCCGCGCCTTCCTCGCCCGCCACCCCCGCAGCCTCCCGCGCCTCGGAGCCGCCGGCGGCGTCATGATGATCGGCCTCGGCGGCGCCCTCGTCTTCACCGGCTCGAAGTCGTAGCGTCATAGCGTCCCGCCGCCCGACCGGCCCGTTCTGGGGGAGGCGCGGGTGCACCGGCGCGGCATACGCTCGGGGCGCAGGGCGGGCGCGTCGCTCGGTGCAGGAGGAGCGACATGGGTGAGCACGGCACAGCGGAGTCCGATTCGGGGGAGCACGGCACAGCGGAGTCCGATTCGGGTGAGCACGGCCCGGGGCGGCACGCCCACGGCCGGCCCCACGGGTCGACGCGGCCCGCGGGCCTTCTGAGAGGCGACGAAGGCTTCGAAGAGGCCGTGACCGACGGCGTGTTCAACGTCGTCGCCGCCGCGACGGGGGAGCCGCTGCCGCTGCCCGACGCGATCGTCTTTCCGCAGACGGAGGCGGACGTGGTCGAGATCGTCCGTGCCGCCCGCGCCACCGGGCAGCGCATAGCGGTGCGCTCCGGGGGCCACAGCTGGGTGGCGTCGACGGTGCGGGGCGATGGCGTGCTCGTCGACCTCGAGGCGTTCGACGGCGTCGAGCTCGACGCGCCCGCCCTTCGCGCGACCGTGGGCGCTGGCGTGCGAGGCGGTGACCTGTCGCCGCAGCTCGTCGCGGCCGGCGTCGCGTTCCCGGTCGGGCACTGCGGGCGCCCTGCCGTCGGAGGCTTCCTGCTCGGCGGCGGCCTCGGTGTGAACTGGGGGCATTGGAAACCCGCCTGCTTCTCCATCCGCAGTCTCAGGGTCGTCACCGCCGACGGCGAGGCCGTGACCGCCTCGCCCGTGGAGAACGACGATCTGTTCTGGCTCGCCCGCGGCAGCGGCCCGGGCTTCCCCGGCGTCGTCACCGCTTTCGAGCTCGAGCTGCAGCCGCTGCCCCGCGCCATCCGCGTCTCGACCTGGTCGTTCCCGCTCACCGATCTCGCGGCCGTCACCGCCTGGATCACGGATGCGTCACCCCTGCTCCCGACGAACGTCGAGCTCTCCCTCGTGACGTCGGGCCCCCAGCGGCCGGGCGGCCTCGGTGCCGACGACCCGCATCCGCTTGTCGTGGGCGTCGCGGCCACGGTCTTCGCCGCCGACGACGACGAGGCACGACGGGCCCTCGCGCCCCTGGGTGATGGACCCGCCACCGGCGTCGAGCCGCTCGACCACGCCGCCTTCCTCGACGTGCGCCTCGATCAGCTCCACGTGCCCGTCGACGCCACCTACCCCGAGGGCGCCCGCTACCTCGCCGACACCTTCTGGTTCTCAGGTGACCTCGTCGAGACGACGGCACTCCTGCCCGACCTCATGGCGAAGGCACCCTCCGGCCGCAGCTATGTGCTCGCAGGACTCCCGGCGAACGGCGCGGGAGCTGACCTCCTCACCCCGGGCGAGGCCGCCTACGGCATGCACGACACGACGTGCCTCATCGTCTACACGATCTGGGACGACCCGGCCGACGACGCCCGCAACCGCGCCTGGCTCGACGAGGTGGCAGCGGCCCTCGAGCCGACCGCGACCGGGAACTTCATCAGCGAGGCCGACATCCGCCACCGTCCCGAGCGAGTGCCCGGTTCCTTCCGTGCCGAGGACTGGGAGCGCATCCAGCAGCTGCGCCGGCGTTTCGACCCCGACGGCGTGTTCCACAGCTACCCGGGGGAGTGACACCCCCACGCATTGCTACTGTCGGAGCGTGGCGCACCGCTGGAGGTCGCCGTCGCACGTCAAGGGGGTCGGATGAGCACCGGGAACACGAACACGCACACGCATCTGCACATGCACACGCACGCGCACATGCTCACCGTCGTGAAGAACGGCAGACTCAACCCCGACGTGCGGCTCTGGACGGGCATCGCCGCCATCGCCGTGGGCCTGCTCACCTTCGCCGAGTTCCTCGTGCAGGCGCTGCTCGTCGGCGCGCGCCCGGCTCTCGACGACGACCGCGCGCTCACCGAGTTCATGACCCGCACGGCCAATCAGACCCTCTTCACCATCCTCATCGACACCTTCCTTATGGCGGCGCTCATCGTCTTCATCTCGGGCTTCCGTCAGCTCATCACCCACACCAGGCCCGACCTGCAGTGGGTCGCGAACATCATGTACGGTGCGGGCCTGCTGTTCATCGCGGTGACCCTCGTCGGCGACGCGATGGAGGGCGGCACCGCCCTCGACACCATGGGGCTCGACCCGGATGCGTCGTCGTTGCGTGCGCTCACCGTGGGCCACACTCTCATGTTCGGTTCGATCGGATGCACGCTGAACGCTCTCGTCGCGGCCTCCGCCGCCTACCTCACCATCGCCTCCGAGGCACTGCCGAAGTGGACGGGATACATCGCCTACGCCGTCGCGGGCCTCAACCTGCTGTCGGTACCGACGATGTTCGGCGGCACGGCTCCCGACTCGTTCTTCGCCGCGGGCGGCGCCGCCACCGCGATGCTCGCGACCTTCCCGTGGCTGGTGTGGGTGGTGTGCGTCGGTTTCGTCGCCATCCGCGACCGCCGTCGCCTGGAACACCTCAGCCCCGCACTGCGCGAGCAGGTCGGGGCTGAGGACGAAGCGGATGCGGGTGCCACCGCGCGCTGAGGCGTCACTTCGACGGGGTGGAGAGCTCCTCGTCGGTCCACACGCCTGAATCCTCCGAGGCGACGTCGGAGTCGGAGCCCGACGCGTCGGCCTCCGCAGCCGCGCCCTTCTTCTTGCGCGGCTCGACGACACGCGGCCCACGACCCGGGCGGTAGACCGAGTTCTCGAGGCCGGGGTGGCGGCGCGACTGCACGATGAAGAGCACGATGCCGAGCGCGACGGCGAGGAACGACGCCCACACGTTCGCCGGGATGCCGAGGAAGCCGTCGCTCGTCGGGTCGATGCGGATGGCCTCGAGCCACGAGCGGCCGAGCCCGTACCAGACGAGGTAGAGCGCGAACAGCTTGCCCCAGCGCAGCTGGAAGCGGCGCTCGAGGAGGAGCAGCAGCGCGATGCCCACGACGTTCCAGATGATCTCGTAGAGGAACAGCGGGTGGAACAGGGTGCCGTCGGCGAGGCCCACCGGGAACTTACCGTTGGTCGATTCGATCTCGAGACCCCAGGGGAGCGTGGTCGGCAGACCGAACAGCTCGTGGTTGATGTAGTTGCCGATGCGGCCGATGGCCTGCGCGGCGAGCATGGCCGGGGCCAGTGCGTCGGCGAACGACCACAGCCTGATGCCCGAGAAGCGGCAGCCGATGTAGGCGCCGATGGCTCCGCCGATGAGCGAGCCGTAGAGGGCGTTGCCGCCGTCCCAGATGGCGAAGACGTTGAGCAGGTTCGCGCCGTCGTAGAAGTAGTCGCCGAGGTGCGTGAAGACGTGGTAGAACCGCGCCCCCACGATGCCGAGCGGCACGGCCCACAGCACGATGTCGACGACCACCCCGGGCTCGCCGCCGCGCTTGGTGAGGCGGGCGTTCACCCAGAACATCGCGACGATGATGCCGGCGAGGATGCACAGAGCGTAGGTGTGGATGGTGAGCGGCCCGATGTTGAACTGCTGGAACACCGGATCCGGGCTCGGGATGCTGAGTGGCGAGAAGGAGGGCACGCTGAATTGTAAAGCGTGGAGGCTCTCCGAGACGAACCAGTAGCCTCCGAATCGGTGCGCCGCTATGATTGACACAGTTGTTGTGTTGGCTTGTATTTCGAATGCGGAAGAAAGTACACCGCGACAGTAGGTCCCGGCAGGCGGGGCCGCTGATTTCGAAAAGAGAAAATCAATGCCTACTGGCACCGTGAAGTGGTTCAACTCCGAAAAGGGCTTCGGCTTCATCTCCCCCGACGACGGCGGCGAAGACGTGTTCGCCCACCACTCCGGCATCAACGGATCCGGTTACAAGAACCTCGAAGAGAACCAGCGCGTCGAGTTCGACGTCACCCAGGGCCGCAAGGGCCTGCAGGCCGAGAACATCACGCCCCTCGGCTGATCTCGCCTTCTCCTCGACGAGCCCGCACCCGCGACAGGGTGCGGGCTCGTCGCCGTGTGAGGCGCATCATCGGCGACGCCCCGACGCCTACCGGGGCAACACGCAGGTTCGGCGCGTACGGTCGAAGCATCTGACGAGCGCATCAGCTCACCACCGCGGCTGAGAAGTCGAATCCGACTCTGCGAGGCCCCCCTGAGCATCTCCTCTTCGTCCGTCGCCCGTGCCACCGTTCCGCGCAAATCCGGCCGTGCGCATCCCACCGCGGCCTACGCCGAGCTGCTCTCCACCGTCAAAGACCTCGGTCTGCTGCGCAAGCGCCAGGGCTTCTACATCACGATGTTCAGCGTGCTCGTCGCGGCGCTCGGCGGTGCCGTGACCGGGTTCATCCTGCTCGGCGACACCTGGTACCAGTTGCTCATCGCCGCCGCGCTCGGCATCATCCTCACGCAGTTCGCCTTCCTCGCCCATGAGGCCTCCCACCGTCAGGTGTTCGAGTCGAACCGCGCGAACGACCGCGCCGGCCGCACGCTCGCCACCGCCTTCGTCGGCATGAGCTATGCCTGGTGGATGTCGAAGCACACCCGCCACCACGGCAACCCGAACACCGTCGGCAAAGACCCCGACATCGATCGCGACACGGTCTCGTTCGTCGAGCAGGACGCCGCGCGGGCGAGGGGCCCGATGAAGCTCCTCACCCGCCACCAGGGCTGGCTGCTCTACCCCCTCATGCTGCTCGAGGGCATCAACCTGCACTACCTCTCCTTCAAGACGCTGTTCGGCCGCGGCAAGGTCGAGGGCAGGCAGGTCGAGCTGTGGTCGATCGGTCTGCGACTCGCGGTGTACCTGGGCGTCGTGTTCTGGTGCCTCCCGCTCGGCATGGCCTTCGCCTTCATCGGCGTTCAGCTCGCGGTCTTCGGGCTCTACATGGGCGCCTCCTTCGCCCCGAACCACATCGGCATGAAGGTGTTCCCGGCGGGCTCGCGCGTCGACTTCCTGTCGAAGCAGGTGCTCTCCTCGCGCAGCATCCGCGGCGGCTGGGGCATGACGACGTTCATGGGCGGCCTCGACCTCCAGGTCGAGCACCACCTCTTCCCGAGCATGCCCCGCCCGAGTCTCATGCGGGTGCGCCCGATCGTGCAGGAGTACTGCGCCTCCCACAACATCCCGTACACCCAGACATCGCTGCTCGAGGCCCATCGCCAGGTGATCGCCTACATGAGCCGCGTCGGGCTCGCTGCACCCGACCCGTTCGACTGCCCCCTGGTGAACCAGTACCGCGTCAAGCGGGCGTGAGCCCGCACGGTGCTCGGTATCGTGGAGGCGTGAACTCACCGATCGCCGTCGCCCGCCGTGCCGTCCTCCTAGCTGCGACCGCCGTCGCCGCGGTCGGGCTCGCGGCGCTGCCGGCCGCGTCGGCATGGGCGCACGACGACCTCGTGTCGTCGAACCCGGCAGCCGACTCGTCGATCGCCGACGACCCGGGCGTGGTCACGCTGGCCTTCTCCGAGCCGTTGCTCTCGTTGGGGGAGTCGACCGACGGTTTCGCCCTGCAGGTCGTCGACCCCGAGGGCCTGCACTACGAATCGGGATGCCTCGCCCTCGACGGCGCCCAGGTGACGAGTCCGGTCGCGCTGGGCGACGCCGGCGGCTACGTCGTGCTGTGGCAGGTCGTCTCTTCCGACGGGCACCCCACCTCGGGTCAGTTCGAGTTCGACTACGAGCCGCAGTCGCTGGCGAACGCCGCCGACGGGCTCACTCAGGCGCCGGTCTGCGGCGAGCCGTGGTCGGGAGCACCCGACGGCTCCCCGACGCCGACCCCCACGGCGGCCGAGCCCACCCCCACGGCCACCGATGACTCCTCCGTGGCGACGACGGCTCCGAGCACCGCGGCGGCGACCGACCCGGGTGCCGACTCCGGCGACCCCGCCGCAGCACCCGCCCCCCTTCCCTGGTACGCGATCGTGCTGATCGCCGTCGCCGCAGCGGGCGCCCTGGCGGTCATCATCGTCATCGTGGTGCGGCGCAGCCGGGGCGGCGGCTTCGGCGGGCAGTGACTTCGCGCTACACTCGGCGCAGCGGGTGCCCCGCATCCGCTCACAATCGAACATCGACCGGCCATCAACCCGATGCGGGAGAGTCGCCTCAGGCGACACCGAAGGAGCAATCCTCCCCGATAATCTCTCAGGTCCTCGTACCGCATCGCTTGGCCACTCTGGAAAGCAGTCCGCGGCATCGACGGCGGCTCGCCCACGGTGAAAGCCCTCCCGACGACCGGAGGGTGAAACTCTCAGGCACGATGACAGAGGGGGAGTTCTCGTAGCGCATCAGCGCTCCCACGTATCGCCGGCTGCGCCGGCGGGAACGGAGAACTCGTGACCGGCTCCACCGACCCCGCGACACCCGAGGCACCCGCCCTCGAGTCGCCGCTCCTCGACACGCATCGCGCCGCCGGCGCCTCCTTCACCGACTTCGCCGGCTGGCAGATGCCGGTGCGTTACTCCAGCGACCTCGCCGAGCACCACGCGGTGCGCACCGCCGCCGGTCTGTTCGACCTCTCGCACATGGCGGAGTTCCGCGTGAGAGGGCCGGAGGCCGCCGCCCTGCTCGACCACGCGCTGGCGGGCCGGCTCTCGGCGATCGAGGAGGGTCAGGCGAAGTACTCGTTGCTGCTCGCCGAGTCGGGCGGCATCGTCGACGACGTCGTGGTCTACCGGCTGGGGGCCGAGGAGTTCCTGGTGGTGGCGAACGCCTCGAACCACGACCCGGTGGCGGAGGCGCTCGGCGAGCGATCGGCGGGCTTCGACGCGCAGATCGCCGATGAGAGCGCGGCCACGGCGCTCGTCGCGGTGCAGGGCCCGGCCTCCCGGCAGGTGCTCGAGCAGACCGCGGGGATCCGGATCGCCGGTCTCGACGGGTTGCGGTACTACCGCAGCACCCCCGGATCGTTCGACGGTGTCGACCTCCTCGTGGCGCGCACCGGCTACACGGGGGAGGACGGGTTCGAGCTGTACCTCGACCGTGCCGCCGCGCCCGCGCTCTGGAACGCCCTGCTCGCCGCGGGCGAGCCGCTCGGCCTCGTGCCCGCCGGTCTCGCCAGCCGCGACACCCTGCGCCTCGAGGCGGGGATGCCGCTCTACGGCCACGAGCTCTCGCTCGAGACGCTGCCCGAGCAGGCGGGCCTCGGTCGGGTGGCAGACCTCGGCAAGAGCGACTTCGTCGGCCGCGAGGCGCTCCTCGCCGGCGCTCCCGACGGTGCGCCCGTGCTGGTCGCGCTGGTGGCCGAGGGCAAGCGAGCGGCTCGCGCCGGCTACGAGGTCTTCGCCTCCGACGACTCCACCGAGGCGGTGGGCGTCGTGACGAGCGGCGCACTCTCACCGACCCTCGGGCATCCGATCGCCCTCGCCTACGTGGCGCCCGCATTCGCCGCACCGGACGCCGAGCTGAGCGTCGACATCCGGGGCAAGCGCCTCGCCTACCGCACCGCACCCCACCCGTTCTACCGCCGGAAGAAGGACTGACATGGCCGACCACGAAGAACTGCGCTACACCGCCGAGCACGAGTGGGTGAAGGTCGACGGCTCCGTCGCCACGATCGGAATCACCGCCTATGCCGCGGCCCAGCTGGGCGACATCGTCTACCTCGACCTGCCCGACGCCGGAACCGAGGTCGCGGGCGGTTCGGTGGTGGGCGAGATCGAGTCGACGAAGTCGGTCGGCGAGCTGTTCGCGCCCGTCGACGGCACCGTCGTGGAGAAGAACTCCGCCGTCGAAGACAGCCCCGAGCTCGTGAACGACGACCCGTTCGGCGCCGGCTGGCTGCTCAAGGTGGAGTTCACCGAGCTCCCCGCCCTGCTCTCGGCAGCCGAGTACGCGGCTCTGACGGGGGAGTGACCGCACCGATGACCGACGTCTTCGCCCGCCGCCACATCGGAACTGATGCTGCTGCGCGATCCCACATGCTGGAGACCGTGGGCTACGGCAGCCTCGCCGAGCTGATGGCCGCCGCCGTACCCGGCTCGATCGCCTTCGACCGCACCCTGCACGACTCGCTGGTGCCCCCGGCCGCCACCGAGCGGGAGGCCGTGGCGGAGCTCCGCGCCCTCGCCGCGCGCAACACGGTCGCCACCTCGTACCTCGGGCTCGGCTACTACGACACCATCACGCCCGCGGTCATCACCCGCAACGTGCTCGAGAACCCGAGCTGGTACACCGCCTACACGCCGTACCAGCCGGAGATCTCGCAGGGGCGCCTCGAGGCGCTCATCACCTTCCAGACCATGGTCACCGACCTCACCGGCATGGCGACCGCGAACGCCTCGATGCTCGACGAGTCGACAGCCGCCGTCGAGGCGATGCTGCTGGCGCGCCGCGCCGGCAAGTCGGCATCGAACCGCTTCGTCGTCGACGCCGACGCCTTCCCGCAGACGATCTCGCTGTTCCGCTCGCGGGCCGAGGCCGTCGGCATCGAGATCGACGTGCTGCCGCTTCATGCGGAGGCGTCGGAGGTCGCGGGGGCCCCAGCGGCTCTCGGCGACGCCTTCGGCGTGTTCGTGCAGTACCCGGGCGCCTCGGGCCGGGTCGCCGACCCTTCGGCCGTCATCGCCGCCGTGAAGGCGCAGGGCGGCATCGCCGTCGTGGCCGCCGACCTGCTCGCGCTGACGCTGCTGACGCCGCCCGGGGAACTCGGCGCGGACGTCGTGGTCGGCACCAGTCAGCGCTTCGGCGTGCCGATGGGTTTCGGCGGCCCGCACGCCGGCTACCTGGCGGTACGCGCCGGACTCGAGCGGCAGCTCCCCGGCCGATTGGTGGGGGTGAGCGTCGACGCCGACGGGCATCCGGCCTACCGGCTCAGCCTCCAGGCGCGCGAGCAGCACATCAGGCGCGAGAAGGCGACGTCGAACATCTGCACCGCCCAGGTGCTTCTCGCCGTGATGGCCGCGATGTACGCGGTCTATCACGGGCCGGAGGGGCTCACCGCGATCGCGCGCGAGGTCAACCGCGCCGCCCGCACCCTGGGCTCGCGGCTCGTGGCCTCCGGTCACCGTCTGCGGCACACCGAGTTCTTCGACACGCTCGAGGTGTCGGTGCCCGAGCGTGCGGCGCGTCTCGTGCAGCACGCGCACTCCCGGGGCATCCTGCTGCGCTTCGTCGACGACGACACGGTCGCCGTCTCGGTCGACGAGACCACGGGCGACCCCGAGCTGCTCGAGCTACTGCGGGTCTTCGACGTCACCACGGGTGACGCGGGAGACGAGACCGCGCCGTCGCTCCCGGCGGGCCTCGAGCGCACGAGCGCCTTCCTCGGGCACGAGGTGTTCTCCAGCCACCGCTCCGAGACGGCGATGATGCGCTACCTCAAGCGGCTGGCCGACGCCGACTACGCGCTCGACCGCGGCATGATCCCGCTCGGTTCGTGCACCATGAAGCTCAACGCCGCCTCCGAGATGGAGGCCGTGACGTGGCGGGAGTTCGCGGGCGTGCATCCGTTCGCCCCGAAGACGGATGCGCAGGGCTACCTCGAACTCATCGCCCAGCTCGAGCGGTGGCTCGCCGACGTGACGGGGTACGACTCGGTGTCGTTGCAGCCGAACGCCGGCAGCCAGGGCGAGCTGGCGGGACTCCTCGCCATCCGCGGCTACCACCGCTCACGCGGCGACCTCGAACGCGCCGTGTGCCTCATCCCGTCGAGCGCCCACGGCACCAACGCGGCATCGGCGGTGCTCGCGGGCATGCGGGTGGTCGTGGTGGCCTGCGACGAGCTCGGCAACGTCGACCTCGACGACCTGCGCGCGAAGATCGAGGCCCACGCCGAGCAGCTCGCCGCCCTCATGATCACCTACCCGTCCACCCACGGGGTGTACGAGCACGACGTCGTCGAGATCTGCGCGCGCGTGCACGAGGCGGGCGGGCAGGTCTACGTCGACGGCGCCAACCTCAACGCGCTCCTGGGCTTCGCCCGATTCGGCGACTTCGGCGGCGACGTCTCGCACCTCAACCTGCACAAGACCTTCTGCATCCCGCACGGCGGCGGCGGCCCCGGAGTCGGGCCGGTGGCGGCGAAAGCGCACCTGGCTCCATTCCTCCCGGGGCATATCTTCGCCCAGGAGGCCGAGCACCTGATGGTCGACGGCTCGAGCGTCGTGCACGGAGGGGGCGCCGTCTCGGCCGCGCCGTACGGGAGCCCGAGCATCCTTCCCATCAGTTGGGCCTACGTGCGCATGATGGGCCTCGAGGGGCTCGCCGAGGCCACCGCGTCGGCGGTGCTGGCCGCGAACTACGTCGCCGCCCGGCTCGCGCCCCACTACCCGGTGCTCTACACCGGCGAGAACGGTCTCGTGGCCCACGAGTGCATCCTCGACCTGCGCGGCATCACGCAGAGCACGGGGGTGAGCGTCGACGACGTCGCCAAACGGCTCGTCGACTACGGCTTCCACGCGCCGACCATGAGCTTCCCGGTGGCGGGAACGCTCATGGTGGAGCCCACCGAGAGCGAAGACCTCGCCGAGATCGACCGCTTCATCGACGCGATGATCGGCATCAAGGCCGAGATCGACGCCGTCGCCGCGGGGGTGTGGCCCGCCGACGACAACCCGCTGCGGAACGCCCCCCACACCGCCCGCTCGGTGGTGGAGGGCGAGTGGAGCCACCCGTACGACCGCGAACGGGCGGTGTATCCCGTGAAGTCGCTCGTGCGCGGCAAGTACTGGCCGCCGGTGCGGCGCATCGACCAAGCCTACGGAGACCGCAACCTGGTCTGCGCCTGCCCACCGCCGGAGGCTTTCGAGTAGGGATGACCCGGCCCTCCGGTCAAGGGGTCTGCGGCACGGAGAACCCCGTGGACCCCGCTGGTAGGGTCGCACCATGCCTGTCGAGCCGGTCGCCCGCATCCGTTCTCTGCTCCTGACGGGGCTGGTGGCGGGCTTCGGGGCGACGATGGCGCTCGCGGGAGCGGGCGCGGCGGTGCCCGCCCGTGCTGCGGAGGCCGCTCCTGCGGCCGTCGTCGCCGATCCGCTGTTCGACGACGGCGCGTGCGTCGTGCTGCCGACGACCGACGGGGGAGGCGGCGGGGCGCAGTGCGCCGGTGTCGACCTGAGCGGCACCCGGTTCGGGGAGGCCGACTTCCGGGGGGCGAACCTCACCGGCGCGTCGTTCGTCGACGGCGACGTGCAGGGAGCCGTGTTCACCGGTGCCGATCTCACCGGGGCCGACTTCACCGGTGCGCGCATCGTGGGTGCCGACTTCACCGGTTCGAGCATCCTCCCCGCCACCCTCCAGGCCGAGGCG contains the following coding sequences:
- a CDS encoding copper resistance protein CopC, producing the protein MNSPIAVARRAVLLAATAVAAVGLAALPAASAWAHDDLVSSNPAADSSIADDPGVVTLAFSEPLLSLGESTDGFALQVVDPEGLHYESGCLALDGAQVTSPVALGDAGGYVVLWQVVSSDGHPTSGQFEFDYEPQSLANAADGLTQAPVCGEPWSGAPDGSPTPTPTAAEPTPTATDDSSVATTAPSTAAATDPGADSGDPAAAPAPLPWYAIVLIAVAAAGALAVIIVIVVRRSRGGGFGGQ
- a CDS encoding fatty acid desaturase, coding for MFSVLVAALGGAVTGFILLGDTWYQLLIAAALGIILTQFAFLAHEASHRQVFESNRANDRAGRTLATAFVGMSYAWWMSKHTRHHGNPNTVGKDPDIDRDTVSFVEQDAARARGPMKLLTRHQGWLLYPLMLLEGINLHYLSFKTLFGRGKVEGRQVELWSIGLRLAVYLGVVFWCLPLGMAFAFIGVQLAVFGLYMGASFAPNHIGMKVFPAGSRVDFLSKQVLSSRSIRGGWGMTTFMGGLDLQVEHHLFPSMPRPSLMRVRPIVQEYCASHNIPYTQTSLLEAHRQVIAYMSRVGLAAPDPFDCPLVNQYRVKRA
- the gcvT gene encoding glycine cleavage system aminomethyltransferase GcvT, producing MTGSTDPATPEAPALESPLLDTHRAAGASFTDFAGWQMPVRYSSDLAEHHAVRTAAGLFDLSHMAEFRVRGPEAAALLDHALAGRLSAIEEGQAKYSLLLAESGGIVDDVVVYRLGAEEFLVVANASNHDPVAEALGERSAGFDAQIADESAATALVAVQGPASRQVLEQTAGIRIAGLDGLRYYRSTPGSFDGVDLLVARTGYTGEDGFELYLDRAAAPALWNALLAAGEPLGLVPAGLASRDTLRLEAGMPLYGHELSLETLPEQAGLGRVADLGKSDFVGREALLAGAPDGAPVLVALVAEGKRAARAGYEVFASDDSTEAVGVVTSGALSPTLGHPIALAYVAPAFAAPDAELSVDIRGKRLAYRTAPHPFYRRKKD
- the gcvH gene encoding glycine cleavage system protein GcvH, translated to MADHEELRYTAEHEWVKVDGSVATIGITAYAAAQLGDIVYLDLPDAGTEVAGGSVVGEIESTKSVGELFAPVDGTVVEKNSAVEDSPELVNDDPFGAGWLLKVEFTELPALLSAAEYAALTGE